From the genome of Ignavibacteriales bacterium, one region includes:
- a CDS encoding DUF4783 domain-containing protein codes for MLRILTILVVLACFVVTHPQGKHHKFDPEKYEGESPKSILVKVEEGFNGGDVEKFAKYFSSQTYASLSNGVSGYYSPNQFFYILQNYFSIYKPIGFRFIVMNDKGENPYASGLYKFEAKGIRGNAQVFISLKIISNIWKISQITIN; via the coding sequence ATGTTAAGAATACTAACAATCCTTGTCGTATTAGCTTGTTTTGTTGTAACACATCCACAAGGAAAGCACCATAAATTTGATCCGGAGAAGTACGAAGGAGAATCCCCTAAAAGTATTTTAGTTAAAGTGGAAGAGGGTTTTAATGGAGGTGATGTAGAAAAATTTGCTAAGTATTTCAGTTCCCAAACCTACGCAAGTTTATCAAATGGGGTATCGGGTTATTATAGCCCTAATCAATTCTTTTATATTCTTCAGAATTATTTCAGTATTTACAAACCAATAGGATTTCGCTTTATAGTTATGAATGATAAAGGAGAGAATCCTTACGCCTCTGGTCTCTATAAGTTTGAAGCAAAGGGAATACGCGGCAATGCACAGGTTTTTATATCATTAAAAATTATTAGCAACATTTGGAAGATATCCCAGATTACAATTAACTGA
- a CDS encoding ATP-binding protein, with translation MFGKIKNIFKGRNKFFVLFFFTILFVIGIGIISPVLLDNKRKNWENDLKESISNIESSATNLLNEKQKNLVRKSRTLKNEIRIFLDNKKNYSSIIEKINSEKYSEYSVEVINKNEKLIAWTSNVAIPVEDFFPLSFAPTEVFFYRSNLTTFLSSIDTIRINYELFYFAISQQVEKHFEIQNKFYEKINLSEFLAKKFQTEAEVNYSQFAKVSKDGRKISFEIRNNKNYKIGVVTFNKPSLDSRINSFNEDITDIQSIAAIAGFIFLMLGFLKDYKKIKSGVLRILLLSGVLVLFRYLLYELSIPSKFLDSPLTNSSYFASAFGSGIVKSPLELFITIIFLLIVCFSMFNFFWSYFNSNRIRKKGNILTFPVILFTSTVLFLVSLRGLGASLKSVIFDSSLRYFRETGLLPNLPAGLMQLNVLLIGLSSFLISVSIILLIFVFFPFDKNDYRKIKYAIAAIFVFFQGAGYFYDYIQSEPQGTDLIRVLFISFAFILSYKIFFEERKNPFNYAYAALAASIITVSLLNFYNAKLEQESLKTTAYELTRTNDSWLEFLVTQTLINSSLKDETYRALKDQLTNYEAAAFIIWSHSLLQREKLNSSVALLNKRKELLGSFGIELDEKYRINPGVLKYDDDGLQVFDNYRPYQLAGKIISGILPIKEDDILLGYVVVSILFDETNYGRVDYPKVLSPDFNSLNSTVDFEKLKIFDFKNGKLENVYGELTPPDEITWAIVNADFTNSEAWLKLKISSDEYIAYLLKFTRDKNERIIVVLLKEKNLSWSLYNFLKVFFIHIIFIVGFLAIIFAQQLYRAKNIKFTFRLQLLGAFLLISLLPLLLLAFYNRSLSEQKNSEATIMNLKEKALNVERYLTENAANSSIKNLNLVFNKASQELNIDYSLYSEERVKYSSRPEYYGSGLIPEYINPTIYAKFNYQGYKEYLENEEIEKYSYNSFYKKLKVNNSNYVLKVDDVFNKVSLPITGEEFDVFLFGSYSVAIILIILFSTFLANRISSPIRKLTKATASVAEGDLSLEVDSFHIGEVGDLVTGFNLMIQQLKKSQTELAEMERENAWKEMARQVAHEIKNPLTPMKLAMQQLVIAYKDRSNKFDSIFDKVSKTIIGQIETLSSIASEFSSFARMPKLRLEKFNALQSIEEAVNLFLDEKIEIVIIKSEVEFQVEADKDQLKRTIINLVRNSIQAKASKIEIELTKDENYISIKLKDNGKGIQPEVLSRVFDPNFTTKEKGMGIGLKLAKKFLEGVNGKISIVESSPAGTVILIQIPHAI, from the coding sequence ATGTTTGGTAAAATTAAAAATATTTTTAAAGGCAGAAATAAATTTTTTGTTCTATTTTTTTTTACGATTCTTTTCGTTATTGGTATTGGAATCATTTCCCCTGTTTTGCTGGATAATAAAAGAAAAAACTGGGAGAATGATCTAAAAGAAAGCATATCAAATATTGAATCGTCCGCAACAAACCTGCTTAATGAAAAGCAAAAAAACCTGGTTAGAAAATCCCGCACGTTAAAAAATGAAATAAGAATATTTTTAGATAACAAAAAAAATTATAGTTCAATAATTGAAAAGATCAATTCGGAAAAGTATTCCGAATATTCCGTTGAAGTTATAAACAAGAATGAAAAATTAATTGCCTGGACAAGTAATGTCGCAATACCGGTAGAAGATTTTTTTCCTTTAAGTTTTGCCCCAACAGAAGTTTTTTTTTACAGATCTAACTTAACAACATTTTTATCATCGATTGATACAATTCGAATTAACTACGAGTTGTTCTACTTTGCAATTAGTCAGCAGGTCGAAAAGCATTTTGAAATTCAAAACAAATTTTATGAAAAAATAAATTTATCAGAATTCCTGGCAAAAAAATTTCAAACTGAAGCCGAAGTTAATTATTCACAGTTTGCAAAAGTTTCCAAAGACGGCAGGAAAATTTCTTTCGAAATAAGAAATAACAAAAACTATAAAATTGGAGTTGTTACTTTTAACAAACCATCATTGGATTCAAGAATCAATTCATTTAATGAGGATATTACTGATATTCAATCCATTGCTGCTATTGCAGGTTTCATTTTTTTAATGCTTGGATTCCTAAAAGATTATAAAAAAATAAAAAGCGGAGTACTAAGAATTTTATTGTTATCAGGAGTCTTAGTTCTTTTCCGATACTTACTATACGAGTTAAGTATTCCATCTAAATTTCTTGATAGCCCATTAACCAACTCATCATACTTTGCGTCCGCGTTTGGAAGCGGAATTGTAAAATCACCTCTGGAGCTTTTCATTACAATCATTTTCTTACTGATTGTGTGTTTTAGCATGTTCAATTTTTTCTGGAGTTATTTTAATTCTAACAGGATTAGAAAAAAAGGAAATATTCTAACCTTCCCTGTAATTCTTTTTACATCCACGGTTCTTTTTCTCGTTTCACTTAGAGGACTTGGTGCTTCATTAAAAAGTGTAATTTTCGATTCATCGCTTAGATATTTTAGAGAAACCGGATTGCTTCCAAATCTTCCGGCTGGTTTGATGCAATTAAATGTTCTTTTAATCGGGCTTTCTTCTTTTCTAATTTCTGTTTCAATAATTCTTTTAATTTTTGTTTTCTTTCCATTTGATAAAAATGATTACAGAAAAATTAAATATGCAATCGCTGCTATTTTTGTTTTTTTCCAAGGTGCCGGATATTTTTACGATTACATTCAAAGTGAGCCGCAGGGGACGGACTTAATCAGAGTTTTATTCATCTCCTTCGCATTTATTCTTTCATACAAAATATTTTTTGAAGAAAGAAAAAATCCATTTAACTATGCGTATGCAGCTCTGGCAGCTTCAATTATTACGGTTAGCCTTCTTAATTTTTATAATGCCAAACTGGAACAGGAATCCCTAAAGACAACAGCTTATGAATTAACGAGAACTAATGATAGCTGGCTTGAGTTTTTGGTTACACAAACATTAATTAATTCATCCTTAAAAGATGAAACTTACAGGGCGCTTAAAGATCAACTTACTAATTATGAAGCCGCAGCTTTTATAATATGGAGCCATAGTTTATTACAGCGGGAAAAATTAAATTCATCTGTGGCACTGCTTAATAAAAGAAAAGAATTATTGGGCAGCTTTGGAATCGAGCTGGATGAGAAATATCGAATCAATCCAGGCGTACTTAAATATGATGACGATGGATTGCAAGTATTTGATAATTATAGACCATATCAATTAGCTGGTAAAATTATTTCTGGCATTTTGCCAATAAAGGAAGATGATATTTTGCTCGGTTATGTTGTTGTTTCAATTTTATTTGATGAAACAAATTATGGAAGGGTTGATTATCCCAAAGTACTTTCACCGGATTTTAATTCTTTAAATTCCACAGTAGATTTTGAAAAATTAAAAATATTCGATTTCAAAAATGGTAAGTTGGAAAATGTTTATGGAGAACTAACGCCACCTGATGAAATTACTTGGGCAATAGTTAACGCCGATTTTACTAATTCCGAAGCATGGCTTAAACTTAAAATTAGCAGCGATGAATATATTGCTTACTTATTAAAATTTACCCGCGATAAAAATGAACGAATTATTGTTGTTTTGCTTAAAGAAAAAAACCTTTCCTGGAGTTTATATAATTTCCTAAAAGTATTTTTCATACACATCATATTTATTGTTGGTTTTCTTGCTATTATTTTTGCGCAACAACTTTACCGGGCAAAAAATATAAAGTTTACTTTCAGATTACAATTGTTGGGTGCATTTCTCTTAATTTCTCTTTTACCATTACTCTTGCTTGCATTTTATAACAGAAGCCTTTCTGAACAAAAGAATAGTGAAGCAACAATAATGAATTTAAAGGAAAAGGCATTAAATGTTGAAAGATATCTTACGGAAAATGCTGCAAATTCATCTATAAAGAATTTGAATTTAGTTTTTAATAAAGCTTCCCAAGAACTAAATATTGATTATTCTTTATATTCAGAAGAAAGAGTTAAGTATAGTTCCAGACCTGAGTACTATGGTTCTGGCTTAATACCGGAATATATTAATCCAACGATTTATGCTAAATTCAACTACCAGGGATACAAAGAATATTTAGAAAATGAAGAAATAGAGAAATACAGTTACAATTCGTTTTATAAAAAATTAAAAGTAAATAATTCCAATTATGTACTTAAAGTTGATGATGTCTTCAATAAAGTATCACTGCCAATTACCGGAGAAGAGTTTGATGTGTTCCTTTTTGGAAGTTACTCGGTTGCAATAATTCTAATTATACTATTCAGCACTTTTCTGGCAAACAGAATTTCTTCACCAATAAGAAAATTAACTAAAGCAACTGCCTCTGTTGCTGAAGGCGATTTAAGTCTTGAGGTTGATAGTTTTCATATTGGTGAGGTTGGTGACCTTGTAACTGGATTCAATTTGATGATACAGCAATTGAAGAAAAGCCAAACTGAACTGGCTGAAATGGAAAGAGAAAATGCGTGGAAAGAAATGGCACGGCAGGTAGCACACGAAATTAAAAATCCACTTACGCCGATGAAACTGGCTATGCAGCAATTGGTTATTGCTTATAAAGATCGTTCAAACAAATTCGATTCTATTTTCGATAAGGTTTCTAAAACAATTATTGGTCAGATCGAAACTCTAAGCAGTATTGCATCAGAGTTTAGCAGTTTTGCAAGGATGCCCAAATTAAGATTAGAAAAATTTAATGCACTACAAAGTATTGAAGAAGCGGTAAATCTTTTTCTTGACGAAAAAATTGAAATTGTAATTATTAAAAGCGAAGTAGAATTTCAGGTTGAAGCAGATAAAGATCAGCTTAAGAGAACTATTATTAATTTAGTAAGAAATTCCATCCAGGCAAAAGCAAGTAAAATTGAAATTGAACTTACTAAGGATGAAAATTATATTTCAATAAAATTAAAAGATAATGGTAAAGGAATTCAACCGGAGGTTTTATCCAGAGTATTCGATCCTAATTTTACAACCAAGGAAAAGGGAATGGGAATTGGACTAAAATTAGCCAAGAAATTCCTGGAAGGAGTAAATGGAAAGATAAGTATTGTAGAATCATCTCCGGCAGGTACGGTTATCTTAATTCAAATTCCGCATGCGATTTGA
- a CDS encoding UvrD-helicase domain-containing protein, which yields MSELTPYQKAALNYKEHISLTANAGSGKTFVLSKRYVEIALNEDVSLRNLVAITFTEKAAAELYKKISDEIELRLATTTNPLEKRKLEKLRRQLVSANISTIHSFCIDILKEFPAEAQIDANFTPIDKTLSDELIQLSVEEIIKTSLKESEKNKNLKYLIRVFASKNIFAKELTSLIEKRKNVLSIAEKIYSKSEQEIAENFHQTFEKFVYPIVNQNLEKIISFIEAINNEVLSQNPKNEYVLAIRDLISRISQTVELTTQLILLGKVRPSLFTEKGLVRLQGYLKKNRDEFTDKIFEVQNYFSEIKDFLISEDHKEIELELAKFGKLLLEYFNETLASYNQKKRQNGYLDFEDILLLTKEILVKEEVRHVLSEKYKFVMVDEYQDTNEIQYEIFMPILDHLRSGNLFVVGDEKQSIYMFRDAEMEIFNRTKKEIEQAGSENNLLILPHSFRMAPDICLFTNYVFTRLFADPNLLFNEVRYDELVCARVDDAKGKIEFLLADVQNAKLTEAELVARKIIHLVKDDKPENKIGFNDITILCRRRKSFVELEKALTKYKIPYNIVGGRGFYQQQIIYDIYNYLSFLLNKEDDAALIGILRSPFFSISDSEIFDISREKGNTYWEKLKSYSLQVDSMLQIQNILQSNIELAHTINIPKLLRKLLLESGYSAVISSKTDRIQELANLEKLINVAQNFSNQEFRTLYDLVNFLSESIETVVDEGDAVPTATDNSIKIMTLHQAKGLEFNNVFLFNAHEKGRSSSVKAKTIQINKNLGILTSVPSKGNYFESYKSAPIVFLHNYIQRKKDLAEIKRLLYVGITRAKNNLFISATHKEFNFPDDSFMSLLANALDLIPDQKQYNLAGNLSFLSFTEKGFSESQKNISITIPLTSEVEEPELLIEAFQIHNDDNKKIFKAREIIDSEKEEIVSATKVAVYRQCPLKYQLTYEFGYSGLFKNYKRSTKEFDFKYNEEEYNLFSDVKGRIIHKILEKQKNMEEVEEILEDLIRNELGTTAKNDELILSIKSSILLTINKFYNSESFNELQSYEHFQNEVEIYTKEDDYFLYGIIDKLIINDEQAIIVDYKTDEIEENEIEERFNQYTIQLKFYSYLVSKLHPEINKYQLRVIFLKHPDRKIIQSISSKEVILFAKEISEVILNVRDKKFFKNLDHCKKCSYSLANGKCVKS from the coding sequence ATGAGTGAATTAACTCCGTATCAGAAAGCGGCACTAAATTATAAGGAACATATTTCCTTAACTGCCAACGCAGGTTCTGGAAAAACATTTGTTCTTTCCAAGCGTTATGTTGAAATTGCTCTGAATGAAGATGTTTCTCTGCGTAATCTGGTGGCAATCACTTTTACAGAAAAAGCCGCTGCTGAACTTTATAAAAAAATATCTGATGAAATAGAATTACGACTTGCAACCACAACAAATCCTCTTGAGAAAAGAAAGCTTGAAAAGCTTCGCAGACAATTAGTATCAGCAAATATTTCTACTATTCATTCTTTCTGTATAGATATTCTTAAAGAGTTTCCTGCCGAAGCACAAATTGATGCAAACTTTACACCGATAGATAAGACGCTCTCCGATGAATTGATTCAGCTTAGTGTAGAAGAAATAATAAAAACCAGTTTGAAAGAATCTGAAAAAAATAAGAATCTTAAATACCTCATTCGTGTTTTTGCTTCAAAAAATATTTTCGCAAAAGAACTAACATCTTTAATTGAAAAACGAAAGAATGTTTTATCCATTGCAGAAAAAATCTATTCCAAATCTGAACAGGAAATAGCTGAAAATTTTCATCAGACTTTTGAAAAGTTTGTTTATCCAATTGTTAATCAGAATTTAGAAAAAATTATTTCTTTCATTGAAGCAATAAATAATGAGGTTCTCTCCCAAAACCCCAAAAATGAATATGTTTTAGCAATTAGAGATTTGATCAGCAGGATTAGCCAAACTGTTGAATTAACTACCCAATTAATCTTGTTAGGAAAAGTTAGACCATCCCTTTTTACTGAAAAAGGATTAGTTCGCCTACAAGGTTATTTAAAAAAGAATAGAGATGAATTCACCGATAAAATCTTTGAAGTCCAAAATTACTTTTCAGAAATCAAAGATTTTTTAATTTCAGAAGATCATAAAGAAATTGAATTGGAGTTGGCTAAGTTTGGTAAACTTCTTCTGGAATATTTTAATGAAACACTTGCCAGTTACAATCAGAAGAAAAGACAAAATGGCTACCTGGACTTTGAAGATATCTTGCTTTTAACAAAGGAGATATTAGTAAAAGAAGAAGTACGGCACGTACTAAGTGAGAAGTATAAATTTGTAATGGTTGATGAATATCAGGATACCAATGAAATTCAGTACGAAATCTTTATGCCGATATTGGATCATTTAAGAAGTGGAAACCTGTTTGTTGTTGGCGACGAAAAACAAAGTATATATATGTTCCGCGATGCTGAAATGGAAATATTTAACAGGACAAAAAAAGAAATTGAACAAGCTGGTTCTGAAAATAATCTTTTAATTCTTCCACACAGTTTCCGAATGGCTCCGGATATTTGCCTTTTTACAAATTACGTGTTCACCCGGTTATTTGCCGATCCAAATCTTTTATTTAATGAAGTTAGATACGACGAATTGGTATGTGCCAGAGTTGATGATGCTAAAGGTAAGATTGAGTTTTTACTTGCCGATGTTCAGAATGCTAAGCTTACAGAAGCTGAGTTAGTTGCAAGGAAAATTATTCATTTGGTTAAAGATGATAAACCCGAAAACAAAATTGGATTTAACGATATAACCATCCTTTGCCGTAGAAGAAAATCTTTTGTAGAATTGGAAAAGGCTTTAACTAAATATAAAATCCCATACAACATAGTTGGTGGAAGAGGATTCTATCAGCAGCAAATTATTTATGATATTTACAATTATCTATCTTTTCTTTTAAATAAGGAAGATGATGCCGCACTTATCGGAATTCTTCGTTCTCCTTTTTTTTCTATTTCCGATTCAGAGATTTTTGATATTTCGCGGGAAAAAGGAAACACTTACTGGGAAAAATTAAAATCATATTCTCTACAAGTTGATTCGATGTTGCAGATTCAAAATATTTTACAAAGCAATATTGAATTAGCACATACGATTAATATCCCAAAACTCTTACGGAAGCTGCTTCTTGAAAGCGGTTATTCCGCTGTTATTTCATCTAAAACAGATCGTATTCAAGAACTCGCAAATCTTGAAAAACTTATAAATGTTGCACAAAATTTTTCAAATCAGGAGTTTAGAACTTTATATGACTTGGTTAATTTTTTATCTGAGTCGATTGAAACAGTTGTTGATGAAGGTGATGCAGTTCCAACTGCGACGGATAATTCTATAAAGATAATGACGCTGCACCAGGCGAAGGGGCTTGAGTTTAATAACGTGTTTTTATTTAACGCACACGAAAAAGGACGCTCCTCTTCTGTAAAAGCGAAAACTATTCAAATCAATAAAAATCTTGGAATTCTAACCAGTGTTCCTTCAAAAGGAAATTATTTTGAATCGTACAAATCTGCTCCAATAGTTTTTCTGCATAATTATATTCAACGGAAAAAGGATCTTGCTGAAATTAAAAGACTTCTTTACGTTGGCATTACAAGAGCTAAGAATAATTTATTTATCAGTGCTACTCATAAAGAATTCAATTTTCCTGATGATTCTTTTATGAGTTTATTAGCTAATGCTTTGGATTTAATTCCAGATCAAAAGCAGTACAACCTTGCTGGTAATTTGTCATTCCTGAGTTTTACAGAAAAAGGATTTTCTGAATCCCAAAAAAATATTTCCATAACAATACCGCTTACTTCTGAAGTTGAAGAACCGGAATTATTAATTGAAGCTTTTCAGATTCACAATGATGATAATAAAAAAATATTTAAAGCTCGGGAAATAATTGATTCGGAAAAAGAAGAGATTGTTTCTGCCACCAAAGTAGCTGTATATAGACAGTGTCCGCTGAAATATCAGCTAACATATGAATTTGGTTATTCTGGTCTATTCAAGAATTATAAACGATCAACCAAAGAATTTGATTTTAAGTACAATGAAGAAGAATATAATTTGTTCTCTGATGTGAAGGGAAGAATTATCCACAAGATTTTGGAAAAACAAAAAAATATGGAAGAAGTGGAAGAGATTCTGGAAGACTTGATTAGAAATGAATTAGGCACAACTGCTAAAAATGATGAATTGATTTTAAGCATAAAGAGTTCCATTCTGTTAACAATCAATAAATTTTATAATTCGGAATCGTTTAATGAATTGCAATCGTATGAGCATTTCCAGAATGAAGTAGAAATTTATACAAAAGAAGATGATTATTTCCTTTACGGGATTATTGATAAATTGATTATCAATGATGAGCAAGCAATTATTGTAGATTATAAAACTGATGAAATTGAAGAGAATGAAATTGAAGAACGATTTAACCAATATACAATTCAGTTAAAATTTTATTCCTACCTTGTTAGCAAACTCCATCCTGAAATTAATAAATATCAGTTAAGAGTAATCTTTCTTAAACATCCGGATAGAAAAATTATTCAATCAATATCCAGCAAAGAAGTAATCTTATTCGCTAAAGAAATTTCCGAGGTTATTCTAAACGTTCGGGATAAGAAATTTTTCAAGAACCTGGATCATTGTAAGAAATGCAGTTATTCACTCGCAAACGGAAAATGTGTTAAGAGTTGA